Proteins encoded within one genomic window of Variovorax sp. OAS795:
- a CDS encoding aromatic ring-hydroxylating dioxygenase subunit alpha, which yields MSTCASVIPITNANPEPRAWGDLVRENQVHGSLYTDPTIFQEELRKIWFRTWVYVGHESEVPKPNDYVMKSIGPEPILMTRDREGRIHLLHNRCPHRGNRVCMTEKGSARSFTCPYHGWTFTNDGALRGYPFPSGYEGVDRSELGLGKVARVASYKGFVFGSMAQEGPSLEEHLGAAMQAIDALCLTSPEGEVEVTAGFLKHKVKSNWKFLVENETDGYHPSFVHASIFEVAKSGIGSLYSSDSTAVSRYFGQGHSENDLRPEFRKRDVPMSWFNTTADRLPEYTRSMEAAYGVEQARKIMIDGTPHIMIYPNLFIAEIQIFVIQPLAFNESVQHVTALQFKGAPDLNRRLRQQTMGSVGPAGFLLADDAEMYERTQLGVQAKSPEWLYLGRGKHRERTDENGYLIGDATDETPTRGIWRHYRSLMEAA from the coding sequence ATGAGTACCTGTGCCTCGGTGATTCCCATCACCAACGCAAATCCAGAGCCTCGCGCGTGGGGCGATCTGGTCCGAGAGAACCAGGTGCACGGCTCGCTTTACACCGACCCGACGATCTTTCAAGAAGAGCTGCGCAAGATATGGTTTCGCACCTGGGTCTACGTCGGTCATGAAAGCGAAGTGCCCAAGCCCAATGACTACGTGATGAAGTCGATCGGGCCCGAGCCGATCCTCATGACGCGTGACCGTGAAGGCAGGATCCATCTCCTGCACAACCGTTGCCCGCACCGCGGCAATCGGGTGTGTATGACCGAGAAGGGGTCGGCCCGTTCGTTCACATGCCCGTATCACGGCTGGACCTTCACCAACGATGGTGCACTGCGCGGCTATCCGTTCCCCTCGGGCTATGAAGGTGTCGACAGGTCGGAACTTGGGCTTGGCAAGGTGGCGCGCGTCGCCTCCTACAAGGGCTTCGTCTTCGGATCGATGGCGCAGGAGGGACCTTCGTTGGAAGAGCACCTGGGCGCGGCGATGCAGGCCATCGATGCGCTGTGCCTGACCTCGCCCGAGGGCGAGGTGGAGGTCACGGCCGGCTTCCTGAAGCACAAGGTCAAGTCCAATTGGAAATTCCTGGTGGAAAACGAGACCGACGGCTATCACCCGTCGTTCGTGCATGCCTCGATCTTCGAGGTCGCGAAAAGCGGAATCGGTTCGCTCTACAGCAGCGACTCGACGGCGGTGTCGCGCTACTTCGGCCAGGGGCATTCCGAGAACGACCTGCGGCCCGAGTTCCGCAAGCGCGATGTCCCGATGAGCTGGTTCAACACCACCGCAGATCGTCTGCCCGAGTACACGCGGAGCATGGAAGCCGCCTACGGGGTGGAGCAGGCCCGCAAGATCATGATCGACGGCACGCCGCACATCATGATCTACCCGAATCTCTTCATCGCGGAGATTCAGATCTTCGTGATCCAGCCGTTGGCGTTCAACGAGTCCGTGCAGCACGTCACGGCGCTGCAGTTCAAGGGCGCGCCCGACCTGAATCGTCGTTTGCGTCAGCAGACCATGGGGTCGGTCGGCCCGGCCGGCTTCCTGCTGGCGGACGACGCGGAGATGTACGAACGAACCCAACTCGGCGTTCAGGCGAAGAGTCCGGAATGGCTGTATCTGGGCCGCGGCAAGCACCGCGAGCGCACCGATGAAAACGGCTATCTGATTGGCGACGCCACGGACGAGACGCCCACGCGCGGCATCTGGCGGCACTACCGCTCGCTCATGGAGGCGGCGTGA
- a CDS encoding SDR family oxidoreductase — MGRLDNKIALITGGNSGIGFAAARLFAAEGAQVIICGRDKQAIEVAASELGVTGLHADVSSLSDLDRLYAEIGKRFGHLDIVFANAGVANLIPFADVTEQQLDSMFAINVKGAFFTVQKALPLLKDGSSIVLTSSIANSRGTALFSVYSATKAAVRSLARSLTNDLRSRNIRVNSLSPGPTETPMAGKLGVPDDKAALFAASMAPQIPVGRMGRADEVANAALFLASDESSFITGVDLAADGGMAQI, encoded by the coding sequence ATGGGACGACTGGACAACAAGATTGCACTCATCACCGGCGGCAACAGCGGCATCGGGTTTGCTGCCGCCCGGCTCTTCGCTGCGGAAGGCGCCCAGGTCATCATATGTGGGCGCGACAAGCAGGCAATTGAGGTCGCCGCCTCGGAATTGGGCGTGACGGGCTTGCATGCTGACGTCAGCTCTCTTTCGGATCTCGACCGTCTCTATGCCGAGATCGGCAAGCGCTTCGGGCACTTGGACATCGTGTTCGCGAATGCGGGTGTTGCCAACCTCATTCCGTTCGCTGACGTGACGGAACAGCAACTCGATTCCATGTTCGCGATCAATGTCAAGGGCGCCTTTTTCACGGTGCAAAAGGCGCTTCCTCTTCTCAAGGATGGCTCCTCCATCGTGCTGACCTCGTCCATCGCCAATTCGCGGGGGACAGCGCTGTTCAGCGTTTATAGCGCGACCAAGGCGGCAGTACGCTCGTTGGCGCGCAGCCTCACGAACGACCTACGAAGCCGGAACATCCGCGTCAACAGCCTCAGCCCGGGGCCAACTGAGACCCCCATGGCCGGCAAGTTGGGCGTTCCGGATGACAAGGCGGCGCTTTTTGCAGCGTCGATGGCCCCACAAATCCCCGTCGGCCGCATGGGCCGGGCCGACGAAGTCGCAAACGCAGCGTTGTTCCTGGCGTCGGACGAGAGCTCATTCATCACGGGCGTCGATCTGGCCGCCGACGGCGGCATGGCGCAGATTTGA
- a CDS encoding 2Fe-2S iron-sulfur cluster-binding protein has product MLQVTFIEHDGTTHRVTAPPDRTLMQIALDNAVPGILGDCGGSCSCATCHAYVDAHWADKLPAISETETFMLEGVPDPRENSRLCCQIKMQVALDGIVVQLPEVQA; this is encoded by the coding sequence ATGCTCCAAGTGACATTCATTGAGCACGATGGCACCACCCATCGGGTGACTGCTCCCCCCGACCGCACGCTGATGCAGATCGCCCTGGACAACGCGGTGCCAGGCATCCTCGGCGACTGCGGCGGCTCCTGCAGTTGCGCCACCTGCCACGCCTACGTCGACGCGCACTGGGCCGACAAACTGCCCGCGATATCGGAGACGGAGACCTTCATGCTCGAGGGCGTGCCAGACCCGCGCGAGAACAGCCGGCTGTGCTGCCAGATCAAAATGCAAGTCGCACTGGACGGTATCGTCGTTCAGTTGCCGGAAGTGCAGGCCTGA
- a CDS encoding LysR family transcriptional regulator, protein MDRSHLDGLIVFLAVAELRGFRGAARHLGITSSAVSQTIRALEGRVGVPLLYRTTRSVGLTQAGEQLLSHTRPAIEMLNAGFAEAANLGSVVSGKLRITSPRGMLPLLANRLFPDFFRAYPKVQLELYGEEGVLDIVEHGFDAGIRRPAHVPVDMVGIRITPPVRLVVVGTPFFFRKIGRPARPEDLGKLPCIQSRLSLTSPTAWPFMVEGQRLEVAVDGPLILNDVEMIIHATLRGVGLARVPSALVLDYLARGEMETVLDEFGFDEDGLMLFYPSRSQSLPKLKAFADFAIPRLRQDFSVKDYLPTSFRDGFPQ, encoded by the coding sequence GTGGACCGCTCGCACCTGGACGGTCTGATCGTCTTCCTGGCAGTCGCGGAGCTGCGCGGATTCCGTGGAGCAGCCCGCCATTTGGGCATCACGTCTTCCGCTGTGAGTCAGACCATACGAGCCCTGGAGGGACGGGTCGGCGTGCCACTGCTGTACCGGACGACCCGCAGCGTCGGCCTCACGCAAGCCGGCGAGCAGCTTTTGTCCCATACGCGGCCGGCGATAGAAATGTTGAACGCGGGATTCGCCGAGGCGGCAAACCTGGGAAGCGTTGTGAGCGGAAAGCTTCGGATTACGTCTCCGCGCGGGATGCTCCCGCTGTTGGCGAACAGGCTGTTCCCGGATTTCTTTCGGGCCTACCCGAAAGTCCAGTTAGAACTGTATGGGGAGGAGGGTGTCCTGGACATCGTGGAACACGGATTTGACGCTGGCATTCGGCGGCCCGCGCATGTCCCGGTGGATATGGTGGGTATCAGAATCACGCCGCCGGTGCGGCTTGTGGTGGTGGGCACGCCCTTCTTCTTCCGCAAGATCGGGCGTCCTGCCAGGCCCGAGGATCTGGGCAAGCTGCCCTGCATTCAGTCGCGACTGTCCCTGACCTCGCCCACGGCTTGGCCATTCATGGTGGAAGGGCAGCGCTTGGAGGTCGCGGTCGATGGGCCCTTGATCCTCAATGACGTCGAAATGATCATCCACGCGACATTGCGAGGGGTCGGCCTGGCGAGGGTTCCTTCAGCACTGGTCCTTGACTACTTGGCGCGCGGCGAAATGGAGACGGTGCTCGACGAGTTCGGATTCGATGAGGATGGTCTCATGCTGTTCTACCCGAGCCGGTCCCAGTCATTGCCAAAGCTAAAGGCGTTCGCGGACTTTGCCATCCCGCGGCTGCGGCAGGACTTCAGCGTGAAAGACTATTTGCCGACCTCTTTTCGGGACGGGTTCCCGCAATAG
- a CDS encoding aromatic-ring-hydroxylating dioxygenase subunit beta: MNVEDLLLHHEVSQFIYREARLQDNHEYDAWEALWTDDGVYWIPANGDTSDPELEMSIIYDNRSRIALRVRQFHTGKRYSQSPRSPLRRVISNVEILENDGTALVVTANAIVFEAHARGDTIWGSRNEYQLRREGGTLRMAGKKVVLTNNERALYSMAFLI; this comes from the coding sequence ATGAATGTCGAAGACCTGTTGCTTCACCATGAGGTGTCGCAGTTCATCTATCGCGAAGCGCGCCTTCAGGACAACCACGAGTACGACGCCTGGGAGGCCCTGTGGACCGACGACGGCGTCTACTGGATCCCCGCCAACGGCGACACCAGCGACCCGGAGCTGGAGATGTCCATCATCTATGACAACCGCTCGCGCATCGCATTGCGGGTGCGCCAGTTCCACACCGGCAAGCGCTACAGCCAGTCGCCGCGCTCGCCGCTGCGCCGGGTGATCTCCAACGTGGAGATTCTTGAAAACGACGGCACCGCCCTGGTGGTCACTGCGAACGCGATCGTGTTCGAGGCGCATGCGCGCGGCGACACGATCTGGGGCTCGCGCAACGAATACCAGCTGCGCCGCGAAGGCGGCACGCTGCGCATGGCCGGCAAGAAGGTGGTGCTGACCAACAACGAAAGGGCCCTCTATTCGATGGCCTTCCTGATCTAG